In one Meles meles chromosome 17, mMelMel3.1 paternal haplotype, whole genome shotgun sequence genomic region, the following are encoded:
- the ANGPTL1 gene encoding angiopoietin-related protein 1, with translation MHKDFIQPHFKMKAFFWTLSVLFFLLTGTGHCGGGEFKIKKTSQRRYPRATDGKEEVKKCAYTFLVPEQKITGPICVNTKGQDSSTIKDMITRMDLENLKDVLSRQKREIDVLQLVVDVDGNIVNEVKLLRKESRNMNSRVTQLYMQLLHEIIRKRDNSLELSQLENKILNVTTEMLKMATRYRELEVKYASLTDLVNNQSVMITALEEQCLNIFSRQDPHVSPPLVQVVPQHIPNSHQYTPGLLGGNEIQRDPGYPRDLMPPPDLGTSPTKSPFKIPPVTFINEGPFKDCQHAKEAGHSVSGIYMIKPGNSNGPIQLWCENSLDPGGWTVIQKRTDGSVNFFRNWENYKKGFGNIDGEYWLGLENIYMLSNQDNYKLLIELEDWSDKKVYAEYSSFRLEPESEFFRLRLGTYQGNAGDSMMWHNGKQFTTLDRDKDMYAGNCAHFHKGGWWYNACAHSNLNGVWYRGGHYRSKYQDGIFWAEYRGGSYSLRAVQMMIKPID, from the exons acttcataCAACCTCATTTCAAAATGAAGGCTTTTTTCTGGACCCTAAGTGTGCTATTCTTCCTACTAACGGGCACTGGACACTGCGGAGGAGGagagttcaaaataaaaaaaacatccCAGAGGAGATACCCTCGTGCCACAGATGGTAAAGAGGAAGTAAAGAAATGTGCATACACATTCCTGGTACCTGAACAAAAAATTACAGGGCCAATTTGTGTTAATACCAAAGGGCAAGATTCAAGTACCATTAAAGACATGATCACCAGGATGGACCTTGAAAACCTGAAGGACGTGCTCTCTAGGCAGAAGCGGGAGATAGACGTCCTGCAGTTGGTGGTGGATGTAGATGGAAACATTGTCAATGAGGTAAAGCTGCTGAGGAAAGAAAGCCGTAACATGAACTCACGTGTTACTCAGCTCTATATGCAACTACTACATGAGATTATCCGTAAGAGGGATAATTCACTTGAACTTTCCCAGCtggaaaataaaatcctcaatGTCACTACAGAAATGCTGAAGATGGCAACAAGGTACAGGGAACTAGAGGTGAAATATGCTTCCTTGACTGATCTCGTCAATAACCAGTCTGTGATGATCACTGCGTTGGAAGAACAGTGCTTGAACATATTTTCCCGACAAGACCCCCATGTGTCTCCTCCTCTTGTTCAGGTAGTGCCACAGCATATCCCTAACAGTCATCAATACACTCCCGGACTGCTGGGGGGTAACGAGATACAGAGGGATCCAGGTTATCCCAGAGACTTAATGCCACCACCTGATCTGGGAACTTCTCCCACCAAAAGTCCCTTCAAGATACCACCAGTAACTTTCATCAATGAAG GACCATTCAAAGACTGTCAGCATGCAAAAGAAGCTGGACATTCAGTCAGTGGGATTTATATGATTAAACCTGGAAACAGCAATGGACCAATACAGTTATGGTGTGAGAACAGTCTGGATCCTGGGGGTTGGACTGTTATTCAGAAAAGAACAGACGGCTCTGTCAACTTCTTCAGAAATTGGGAAAATTATAAG AAAGGGTTTGGAAACATTGATGGAGAATATTGGCTTGGACTGGAAAATATCTATATGCTTAGCAATCAAGATAATTATAAGTTGTTGATTGAATTAGAAGACTGGAGTGACAAAAAAGTCTATGCAGAATATAGCAGCTTTCGCCTAGAACCTGAAAGTGAATTCTTTAGACTGCGTCTGGGAACTTACCAGGGAAATGCAGGGGACTCCATGATGTGGCATAATGGTAAACAGTTCACCACACTGGACAGAGATAAAGATATGTATGCAG gaaactgtgcccattttCATAAAGGAGGATGGTGGTACAATGCCTGTGCGCATTCTAACCTAAATGGAGTATGGTACAGAGGAGGCCATTACAGAAGCAAGTACCAAGATGGAATTTTTTGGGCTGAATATCGAGGCGGGTCATACTCCTTGAGAGCAGTTCAGATGATGATCAAGCCTATTGACTGA